Proteins from one Paenibacillus amylolyticus genomic window:
- a CDS encoding response regulator: MEDKKVLIVDDQNGIRILLMEVFSSEGYNTFQAPNGKVALEIVNNDKPDLVLLDMKIPGMDGLEILKHIKEIDPDIKVIMMTAYGELDMIKEATDLGALMHFTKPFDIDEMRVAVNMQLRNGTANKCS; encoded by the coding sequence GTGGAAGATAAAAAAGTTTTGATTGTTGATGACCAGAATGGAATTCGAATCCTGTTAATGGAAGTGTTCAGCAGTGAAGGGTACAACACGTTTCAAGCACCCAACGGCAAGGTTGCTCTGGAGATTGTAAATAATGACAAGCCTGATCTGGTATTGCTCGATATGAAGATTCCTGGAATGGACGGTCTGGAAATTCTAAAGCATATTAAAGAAATTGATCCGGATATCAAAGTGATCATGATGACTGCTTATGGTGAACTGGACATGATTAAGGAAGCCACGGATCTCGGGGCGCTCATGCACTTTACGAAACCGTTTGATATCGACGAGATGCGAGTGGCTGTGAATATGCAACTTCGCAATGGTACTGCCAATAAATGCAGCTGA
- the fba gene encoding class II fructose-1,6-bisphosphate aldolase, producing MPLVSMTDMLNKALEGKYAVGQYNINNLEWTQAILGAAEEEKSPVILGVSEGAARHMGGFYTVVKMVEGLVHDMKISVPVAIHLDHGSSFDKCKEAIDAGFTSVMIDGSHHSIDENIEMTKKVVEYAHAKGVSVEAEVGTVGGQEDDVIGGIMYADLNECIRIVKETGIDTLAPALGSVHGPYHGEPNLGFKEMEEVRDAVQVPLVLHGGTGIPKHDIDKAISLGTSKINVNTENQIAFSKVVREVLAAKPDAYDPRTFIVPGRDAIKETVKGKIREFGSNNKA from the coding sequence ATGCCATTAGTATCTATGACAGACATGTTGAACAAAGCACTTGAAGGAAAATATGCAGTTGGTCAATACAACATCAATAACCTTGAGTGGACTCAAGCGATTCTTGGTGCTGCTGAAGAAGAAAAATCCCCAGTAATCCTGGGCGTATCCGAAGGCGCAGCGCGTCACATGGGCGGCTTCTACACTGTAGTTAAAATGGTAGAAGGACTCGTTCACGACATGAAAATCTCCGTACCAGTTGCTATTCACCTGGACCACGGTTCAAGCTTCGACAAGTGTAAAGAAGCGATCGATGCTGGATTTACATCCGTTATGATCGACGGTTCCCACCACTCTATCGATGAAAACATCGAAATGACTAAAAAAGTTGTAGAATATGCACACGCTAAAGGCGTTTCTGTAGAAGCTGAAGTAGGTACAGTAGGCGGACAAGAAGACGACGTTATCGGCGGAATCATGTACGCTGACCTGAACGAGTGTATCCGTATCGTTAAAGAAACAGGTATCGACACATTGGCACCTGCTCTTGGTTCTGTACACGGTCCTTACCATGGCGAGCCTAACCTGGGCTTCAAAGAAATGGAAGAAGTTCGTGACGCGGTACAAGTTCCACTCGTATTGCACGGTGGTACAGGTATTCCTAAACACGACATCGACAAAGCCATTTCCCTGGGTACATCGAAAATCAACGTAAACACAGAGAACCAAATTGCGTTCTCCAAAGTGGTTCGTGAAGTGCTTGCAGCTAAACCAGATGCTTACGATCCACGTACGTTCATCGTACCAGGCCGTGATGCAATCAAAGAAACCGTTAAAGGTAAAATCCGCGAGTTTGGTTCCAACAACAAAGCGTAA
- the rpoE gene encoding DNA-directed RNA polymerase subunit delta, translated as MSTSLNLKIDKEKVREIPLVDLAFMVLKAANTPYYYRDLMNEVAKQRGMTDEEINEFIAQLYTEINIDGRFACVGTSLWGLKRWYPVAGTEDSMTGAKRPRIINDEDDDLEDEDFGEEEDSYNSDEDFDSTDKDEDEDEEDEDEDDIFDEEDSEEEVLVEDDDLEDEDLDEDEEESENEDEFDDDSDNR; from the coding sequence GTGAGTACCTCGCTCAATTTGAAAATTGATAAAGAAAAGGTAAGAGAGATCCCTTTGGTGGACCTTGCCTTTATGGTGCTGAAAGCGGCTAATACGCCGTATTACTATCGTGACTTGATGAATGAGGTAGCGAAGCAGCGCGGAATGACTGATGAAGAAATCAACGAGTTTATCGCCCAGCTATATACCGAGATTAATATCGATGGTCGTTTTGCTTGCGTCGGTACAAGTCTGTGGGGCTTGAAGCGCTGGTATCCGGTAGCCGGAACGGAAGATTCCATGACGGGTGCGAAGCGTCCGCGTATCATCAACGATGAAGATGATGATCTGGAAGATGAAGACTTCGGTGAAGAAGAAGATAGCTATAACAGCGATGAAGACTTCGACAGCACGGATAAAGACGAGGATGAAGACGAAGAAGATGAAGACGAAGACGACATCTTTGATGAAGAAGACAGCGAAGAAGAAGTGCTGGTCGAAGATGACGATCTGGAAGATGAAGACCTCGACGAAGACGAAGAAGAGTCCGAAAACGAGGATGAATTTGACGACGATTCTGATAATCGGTAG
- a CDS encoding CTP synthase: protein MTKYIFVTGGVVSSLGKGITAASLGRLLKNRGLKVTIQKFDPYINIDPGTMSPYQHGEVFVTDDGAETDLDLGHYERFIDINLSKNSNVTTGKVYSSVISKERRGEYLGGTVQVIPHITNEIKERVFRAGREAGSDVVITEIGGTVGDIESLPFLEAIRQIKSDVGRDNVMYIHVTLIPYIKAAGEVKTKPTQHSVKELRSIGIQPNVIVCRTEYELSDDMKAKIALFCDIDENAVVECRDADTLYQVPLNLREEGLDEIVVNHLKLTTPAPDMSEWEGLVDRINKLEHTVEIAIVGKYVALHDAYLSVVESLSHAGFASNADVKIRWVPSEDITDENVGDLLHGIGGILVPGGFGDRGIEGKVSAIRYAREKQIPFFGICLGMQVSVIEYARSIVGLNGANSSEINPATEFPVIDLLPEQKDIENLGGTMRLGLYPCKLQEGSLAMACYDDELVYERHRHRYEFNNEYRETIEKAGLVISGTSPDGRLVEIVELPGHPWFLAVQFHPEFTSRPNRPQPLFREFVKASLENAKK, encoded by the coding sequence GTGACAAAGTATATTTTCGTGACAGGCGGAGTTGTGTCCTCCCTGGGCAAAGGGATTACGGCTGCTTCGCTGGGCAGATTGCTGAAAAACAGAGGGCTTAAAGTAACGATCCAAAAATTTGATCCATATATCAACATCGACCCGGGGACGATGAGTCCGTATCAGCACGGCGAGGTTTTTGTAACGGATGATGGCGCGGAAACGGATCTGGACCTTGGCCACTATGAACGTTTTATTGATATCAACCTCTCCAAAAACAGCAACGTCACGACTGGTAAAGTATACTCTTCCGTCATCAGCAAAGAGCGACGTGGGGAATATCTGGGCGGAACGGTACAAGTTATTCCACACATTACGAACGAGATCAAAGAGCGTGTATTCCGCGCTGGACGTGAAGCGGGTTCGGATGTGGTTATTACGGAAATTGGCGGAACAGTGGGCGACATCGAGAGCTTGCCTTTCTTGGAAGCCATCCGTCAAATCAAGAGTGATGTAGGTCGCGACAATGTGATGTACATCCACGTAACACTTATTCCTTATATCAAAGCAGCGGGTGAAGTGAAAACTAAGCCAACGCAGCATAGTGTTAAGGAACTGCGCAGCATCGGTATTCAACCGAATGTCATTGTATGCCGTACGGAGTATGAATTGTCTGACGACATGAAAGCCAAGATCGCTCTTTTCTGCGACATTGATGAGAACGCCGTTGTTGAGTGTCGCGATGCAGACACCTTGTATCAAGTACCTTTGAACCTGCGTGAAGAAGGCTTGGATGAGATCGTGGTAAATCACCTGAAACTGACTACTCCTGCACCGGATATGAGCGAGTGGGAAGGACTGGTTGATCGCATCAACAAGCTGGAGCATACCGTTGAGATCGCTATTGTTGGTAAATATGTAGCGCTGCATGATGCATACCTGAGTGTTGTTGAGTCGTTGTCTCATGCAGGATTTGCATCCAATGCCGATGTGAAAATTCGCTGGGTTCCTTCGGAAGATATTACCGATGAAAATGTAGGCGACCTGTTACATGGTATTGGCGGTATCCTCGTTCCTGGCGGCTTCGGAGATCGTGGTATCGAAGGTAAAGTATCAGCAATCCGTTATGCTCGTGAGAAACAAATTCCGTTCTTCGGTATTTGCCTGGGTATGCAGGTTTCTGTGATTGAATATGCTCGTTCCATCGTTGGTTTGAATGGTGCGAACAGCTCCGAGATTAATCCGGCTACCGAATTCCCGGTGATCGATCTTTTGCCTGAGCAAAAAGATATCGAAAATCTGGGTGGTACGATGCGTCTGGGTCTGTATCCTTGTAAGCTTCAGGAAGGTTCCTTGGCAATGGCTTGTTATGATGACGAGCTGGTGTATGAGAGACACCGTCACCGGTATGAGTTCAACAACGAATACCGTGAAACGATCGAAAAAGCAGGACTGGTTATCTCGGGTACATCCCCGGATGGACGTCTGGTTGAGATCGTGGAACTTCCAGGACATCCATGGTTCCTGGCGGTACAATTCCATCCGGAATTCACGTCCCGTCCGAACCGTCCGCAACCATTGTTCCGTGAATTCGTGAAAGCTTCATTGGAGAATGCAAAAAAATAA